A genomic segment from Poecilia reticulata strain Guanapo linkage group LG3, Guppy_female_1.0+MT, whole genome shotgun sequence encodes:
- the LOC103462258 gene encoding AP-2 complex subunit alpha-2 isoform X2 produces MPAVSKGDGMRGLAVFISDIRNCKSKEAEVKRINKELANIRSKFKGDKALDGYSKKKYVCKLLFIFLLGHDIDFGHMEAVNLLSSNKYTEKQIGYLFISVLVNSNSELIRLINNAIKNDLASRNPTFMNLALHCIANVGSREMAEAFASDIPRILVAGDTMDSVKQSAALCLLRLNRTSPDLVPMGEWTARVVHLLNDQHLGVVTAATSLITTLAQKSPDDFKTSVSLAVARLSRIVTSASIDLQDYTYYFVAAPWLSVKLLRLLQCYPPPEDASLRSRLTECLETILNKAQEPPKSKKVQHSNAKNAVLFEAIALIIHHDSEPNLLVRACNQLGQFLQHRETNLRYLALESMCTLASSEFSHEAVKTHIETVISALKTERDVSVRQRAVDLLYAMCDRSNSKQIVAEMLSYLETADYSIREEIVLKVAILAEKYAVDYTWYVDTILNLIRIAGDYVSEEVWYRVIQIVINRDDVQGYAAKTVFEALQAPACHENLVKVGGYILGEFGNLIAGDPRSSPLVQFNLLHSKFHLCSVPTRALLLSAYIKFINLFPEVKGTIQDVLRSDSQLRNADVELQQRAVEYLRLSCIASTDILATVLEEMPPFPERESSILAKLKKKKGSSKLPDMDDSRKNVNGNTEHAEDAEVASKVPSHTFTDNLNVNSAPSSGASLLVDVFSDFSSAAPTESSDEHFPRFVCKNNGVIYENQLLQIGLKSEYRQNLGRMYVFYGNKTSTQFQSFSTSVSSNDVLCSQLNVQEKPVDPLIEAGAQVQQILNIECVSDFSDTPVLNIQFRYGGTLQNIAVKLPVMLNKFFQPTEMMSQDFFQRWKQLGAPQQEVQKIFKAKNQMDTDVTKAKLLGFGVALLDGVDPNPANFVGAGIIHTKTTQVGCLLRLEPNAQAQMYRLTLRTSKESVSQRLCELLSEQF; encoded by the exons ATGCCCGCGGTCTCTAAAGGGGATGGAATGCGTGGTTTGGCTGTGTTCATTTCAGACATCAGGAact GTAAAAGTAAGGAGGCAGAGGTGAAGAGGATAAACAAAGAGCTAGCCAACATCCGTTCCAAATTTAAAG GAGACAAGGCTTTGGACGGctacagtaaaaagaaatatgtgtGCAAACTGCTCTTCATCTTCCTTCTGGGCCACGATATTGACTTTGGACACATGGAGGCTGTCAACCTGCTTAGCTCCAACAAATACACCGAAAAGCAAATT GGTTACTTGTTCATCTCCGTGCTGGTGAACTCCAACAGTGAACTCATCCGTCTGATCAACAACGCCATCAAGAACGACCTGGCCAGCCGCAACCCGACCTTCATGAACCTGGCCTTGCACTGCATCGCTAACGTGGGGAGCAGAGAGATGGCTGAGGCTTTTGCTTCGGACATTCCCAGAATCTTGGTTGCAGG GGACACCATGGACAGTGTGAAGCAGAGCGCTGCGCTGTGTCTGCTGCGGCTCAACAGGACTTCTCCTGACCTGGTGCCTATGGGGGAGTGGACAGCTCGGGTCGTCCACCTGCTCAATGATCAGCACCTG GGAGTAGTCACAGCAGCCACCAGCCTCATCACCACTCTGGCCCAGAAGAGTCCAGACGACTTTAAGACGTCCGTGTCCCTGGCTGTGGCCAGACTCAGTAGG ATTGTGACCTCTGCATCCATCGACCTGCAGGACTATACATACTACTTTGTTGCTGCGCCGTGGTTGTCTGTCAAACTGCTGCGCCTGCTGCAGTGCTACCCTCCACCTG AGGACGCATCGCTGCGAAGTCGTCTGACCGAGTGTCTGGAGACCATCCTTAATAAAGCCCAGGAGCCGCCCAAGTCCAAGAAGGTGCAGCACTCTAATGCAAAAAACGCTGTTCTGTTTGAAGCCATCGCCCTCATCATCCACCATGACAG TGAACCCAACTTGTTGGTGCGAGCCTGCAACCAGCTGGGCCAGTTCCTGCAGCACAGAGAAACTAACCTCCGTTACCTGGCCTTGGAGAGCATGTGCACGCTAGCCAGCTCCGAGTTCTCCCATGAAGCCGTGAAGACACACATCGAAACTGTCATCAGTGCCCTAAAG ACTGAGAGAGATGTGAGCGTGCGCCAGCGGGCCGTCGACCTTCTCTATGCCATGTGTGATCGCAGCAACTCCAAGCAGATTGTGGCGGAGATGCTGAGCTACTTGGAGACGGCAGACTACTCAATCAGAGAGGAGATT GTGTTGAAGGTGGCCATCCTGGCCGAGAAGTATGCAGTGGACTACACATGGTACGTGGACACCATCCTCAACCTGATCCGCATTGCCGGCGACTACGTGAGCGAGGAGGTGTGGTACCGCGTCATCCAGATTGTCATCAACCGGGACGACGTCCAAGGCTACGCTGCCAAGACAGTGTTTGAG GCCCTCCAGGCTCCAGCCTGTCATGAGAACCTGGTGAAAGTGGGTGGCTACATTCTGGGAGAGTTTGGAAACCTGATTGCTGGTGACCCTCGCTCCAG CCCTCTGGTCCAGTTCAACCTGCTTCACTCCAAGTTCCACCTGTGCTCAGTGCCGACCCGAGCCCTGCTGCTCTCCGCGTACATCAAGTTCATCAACTTGTTCCCGGAGGTGAAAGGCACAATCCAAGATGTCCTCCGCTCAGACAGCCAGCTTCGCAACGCCGATGTGGAGCTCCAGCAGAGGGCGGTGGAGTACCTGAGACTCAGCTGCATCGCCAGCACCGACATACTG GCCACCGTGTTAGAAGAAATGCCTCCGTTCCCAGAGAGAGAGTCGTCCATCCTGGCcaagctgaagaagaagaagggctCCAGCAAACTGCCCGACATGGACGATTCCCGAAAAAATGTCAATGGCAACACCGAGCACGCCGAGGACGCCGAAGTGGCCAGCAAG GTTCCCAGCCACACCTTCACTGACAACCTGAATGTGAACTCAGCCCCATCCTCAGGAGCCAGCCTGCTGGTGGACGTCTTCTCTGACTTCAGCAGTGCTGCACCCACAGAGAGCTCAGATGAACACTTTCCCAG GTTTGTATGCAAAAACAACGGTGTTATCTATGAGAACCAGCTTCTGCAGATTGGACTGAAGTCTGAGTACCGGCAGAACCTGG GTCGCATGTATGTGTTCTATGGCAACAAGACCTCCACACAGTTCCAGAGCTTCTCCACATCAGTGAGCAGTAATGACGTCCTCTGCTCTC AGCTGAATGTCCAGGAAAAGCCAGTAGACCCGCTTATTGAGGCTGGAGCTCAGGTCCAGCAGATCCTCAACATTGAGTGTGTATCTGATTTCTCAGATACTCCTGTCCTCAACATTCAGTTCAG ATATGGTGGAACATTGCAGAACATCGCAGTCAAACTCCCTGTAATGCTGAATAAGTTCTTCCAGCCCACAGAGATGATGTCCCAAGACTTCTTCCAGCGCTGGAAGCAGCTTGGAGC TCCTCAACAAGAGGTGCAGAAAATCTTCAAAGCCAAAAACCAGATGGACACAGATGTTACCAAAGCCAAG CTCTTAGGTTTCGGTGTAGCTCTGTTGGACGGTGTGGATCCTAATCCGGCGAACTTCGTTGGAGCTGGAATCATCCACACTAAGACCACTCAGGTGGGCTGCCTGCTCAGGCTGGAGCCCAACGCACAAGcacag ATGTACCGCCTCACCTTGCGGACCAGCAAGGAGTCCGTATCTCAGCGGCTGTGCGAGCTGCTGTCAGAACAGTTTTAG
- the LOC103462258 gene encoding AP-2 complex subunit alpha-2 isoform X1, producing MPAVSKGDGMRGLAVFISDIRNCKSKEAEVKRINKELANIRSKFKGDKALDGYSKKKYVCKLLFIFLLGHDIDFGHMEAVNLLSSNKYTEKQIGYLFISVLVNSNSELIRLINNAIKNDLASRNPTFMNLALHCIANVGSREMAEAFASDIPRILVAGDTMDSVKQSAALCLLRLNRTSPDLVPMGEWTARVVHLLNDQHLGVVTAATSLITTLAQKSPDDFKTSVSLAVARLSRIVTSASIDLQDYTYYFVAAPWLSVKLLRLLQCYPPPEDASLRSRLTECLETILNKAQEPPKSKKVQHSNAKNAVLFEAIALIIHHDSEPNLLVRACNQLGQFLQHRETNLRYLALESMCTLASSEFSHEAVKTHIETVISALKTERDVSVRQRAVDLLYAMCDRSNSKQIVAEMLSYLETADYSIREEIVLKVAILAEKYAVDYTWYVDTILNLIRIAGDYVSEEVWYRVIQIVINRDDVQGYAAKTVFEALQAPACHENLVKVGGYILGEFGNLIAGDPRSSPLVQFNLLHSKFHLCSVPTRALLLSAYIKFINLFPEVKGTIQDVLRSDSQLRNADVELQQRAVEYLRLSCIASTDILATVLEEMPPFPERESSILAKLKKKKGSSKLPDMDDSRKNVNGNTEHAEDAEVASKTPQFLLEELISTDRPHPSSSATMLPTRTMVPSHTFTDNLNVNSAPSSGASLLVDVFSDFSSAAPTESSDEHFPRFVCKNNGVIYENQLLQIGLKSEYRQNLGRMYVFYGNKTSTQFQSFSTSVSSNDVLCSQLNVQEKPVDPLIEAGAQVQQILNIECVSDFSDTPVLNIQFRYGGTLQNIAVKLPVMLNKFFQPTEMMSQDFFQRWKQLGAPQQEVQKIFKAKNQMDTDVTKAKLLGFGVALLDGVDPNPANFVGAGIIHTKTTQVGCLLRLEPNAQAQMYRLTLRTSKESVSQRLCELLSEQF from the exons ATGCCCGCGGTCTCTAAAGGGGATGGAATGCGTGGTTTGGCTGTGTTCATTTCAGACATCAGGAact GTAAAAGTAAGGAGGCAGAGGTGAAGAGGATAAACAAAGAGCTAGCCAACATCCGTTCCAAATTTAAAG GAGACAAGGCTTTGGACGGctacagtaaaaagaaatatgtgtGCAAACTGCTCTTCATCTTCCTTCTGGGCCACGATATTGACTTTGGACACATGGAGGCTGTCAACCTGCTTAGCTCCAACAAATACACCGAAAAGCAAATT GGTTACTTGTTCATCTCCGTGCTGGTGAACTCCAACAGTGAACTCATCCGTCTGATCAACAACGCCATCAAGAACGACCTGGCCAGCCGCAACCCGACCTTCATGAACCTGGCCTTGCACTGCATCGCTAACGTGGGGAGCAGAGAGATGGCTGAGGCTTTTGCTTCGGACATTCCCAGAATCTTGGTTGCAGG GGACACCATGGACAGTGTGAAGCAGAGCGCTGCGCTGTGTCTGCTGCGGCTCAACAGGACTTCTCCTGACCTGGTGCCTATGGGGGAGTGGACAGCTCGGGTCGTCCACCTGCTCAATGATCAGCACCTG GGAGTAGTCACAGCAGCCACCAGCCTCATCACCACTCTGGCCCAGAAGAGTCCAGACGACTTTAAGACGTCCGTGTCCCTGGCTGTGGCCAGACTCAGTAGG ATTGTGACCTCTGCATCCATCGACCTGCAGGACTATACATACTACTTTGTTGCTGCGCCGTGGTTGTCTGTCAAACTGCTGCGCCTGCTGCAGTGCTACCCTCCACCTG AGGACGCATCGCTGCGAAGTCGTCTGACCGAGTGTCTGGAGACCATCCTTAATAAAGCCCAGGAGCCGCCCAAGTCCAAGAAGGTGCAGCACTCTAATGCAAAAAACGCTGTTCTGTTTGAAGCCATCGCCCTCATCATCCACCATGACAG TGAACCCAACTTGTTGGTGCGAGCCTGCAACCAGCTGGGCCAGTTCCTGCAGCACAGAGAAACTAACCTCCGTTACCTGGCCTTGGAGAGCATGTGCACGCTAGCCAGCTCCGAGTTCTCCCATGAAGCCGTGAAGACACACATCGAAACTGTCATCAGTGCCCTAAAG ACTGAGAGAGATGTGAGCGTGCGCCAGCGGGCCGTCGACCTTCTCTATGCCATGTGTGATCGCAGCAACTCCAAGCAGATTGTGGCGGAGATGCTGAGCTACTTGGAGACGGCAGACTACTCAATCAGAGAGGAGATT GTGTTGAAGGTGGCCATCCTGGCCGAGAAGTATGCAGTGGACTACACATGGTACGTGGACACCATCCTCAACCTGATCCGCATTGCCGGCGACTACGTGAGCGAGGAGGTGTGGTACCGCGTCATCCAGATTGTCATCAACCGGGACGACGTCCAAGGCTACGCTGCCAAGACAGTGTTTGAG GCCCTCCAGGCTCCAGCCTGTCATGAGAACCTGGTGAAAGTGGGTGGCTACATTCTGGGAGAGTTTGGAAACCTGATTGCTGGTGACCCTCGCTCCAG CCCTCTGGTCCAGTTCAACCTGCTTCACTCCAAGTTCCACCTGTGCTCAGTGCCGACCCGAGCCCTGCTGCTCTCCGCGTACATCAAGTTCATCAACTTGTTCCCGGAGGTGAAAGGCACAATCCAAGATGTCCTCCGCTCAGACAGCCAGCTTCGCAACGCCGATGTGGAGCTCCAGCAGAGGGCGGTGGAGTACCTGAGACTCAGCTGCATCGCCAGCACCGACATACTG GCCACCGTGTTAGAAGAAATGCCTCCGTTCCCAGAGAGAGAGTCGTCCATCCTGGCcaagctgaagaagaagaagggctCCAGCAAACTGCCCGACATGGACGATTCCCGAAAAAATGTCAATGGCAACACCGAGCACGCCGAGGACGCCGAAGTGGCCAGCAAG ACTCCTCAGTTTCTGTTGGAAGAGCTCATTTCCACAGACAGACCCCACCCCTCCTCTAGCGCCACCATGCTCCCCACCAGAACCATG GTTCCCAGCCACACCTTCACTGACAACCTGAATGTGAACTCAGCCCCATCCTCAGGAGCCAGCCTGCTGGTGGACGTCTTCTCTGACTTCAGCAGTGCTGCACCCACAGAGAGCTCAGATGAACACTTTCCCAG GTTTGTATGCAAAAACAACGGTGTTATCTATGAGAACCAGCTTCTGCAGATTGGACTGAAGTCTGAGTACCGGCAGAACCTGG GTCGCATGTATGTGTTCTATGGCAACAAGACCTCCACACAGTTCCAGAGCTTCTCCACATCAGTGAGCAGTAATGACGTCCTCTGCTCTC AGCTGAATGTCCAGGAAAAGCCAGTAGACCCGCTTATTGAGGCTGGAGCTCAGGTCCAGCAGATCCTCAACATTGAGTGTGTATCTGATTTCTCAGATACTCCTGTCCTCAACATTCAGTTCAG ATATGGTGGAACATTGCAGAACATCGCAGTCAAACTCCCTGTAATGCTGAATAAGTTCTTCCAGCCCACAGAGATGATGTCCCAAGACTTCTTCCAGCGCTGGAAGCAGCTTGGAGC TCCTCAACAAGAGGTGCAGAAAATCTTCAAAGCCAAAAACCAGATGGACACAGATGTTACCAAAGCCAAG CTCTTAGGTTTCGGTGTAGCTCTGTTGGACGGTGTGGATCCTAATCCGGCGAACTTCGTTGGAGCTGGAATCATCCACACTAAGACCACTCAGGTGGGCTGCCTGCTCAGGCTGGAGCCCAACGCACAAGcacag ATGTACCGCCTCACCTTGCGGACCAGCAAGGAGTCCGTATCTCAGCGGCTGTGCGAGCTGCTGTCAGAACAGTTTTAG
- the LOC103462256 gene encoding protein C19orf12 homolog isoform X1 produces the protein MPTPSIDNQIGSVLPPLCFSARMAPRMDDVIRLCCEISAHDQIKVAVKSSVKGAAVAGGTAFVGGLLGGPAGIAVGGAVGGLLGSWLTSGQFRPLPQILMELPPNQREQLYRDINGVLGSLDWMDAAQLIALVTGNATLQQQVTAALLNYVSKELRAEVRYGD, from the exons ATGCCCACCCCCAGCATAGACAATCAGATTG GCTCTGTTTTACCACCGCTGTGCTTCAGCGCACGGATGGCACCTCGTATGGATGACGTCATTCGCCTGTGCTGTGAAATTTCGGCTCATGATCAGATCAAAGTGGCGGTGAAAAGCTCCGTCAAAGGAGCGGCGGTGGCGGGGGGGACGGCGTTCGTCGGCGGGCTGCTCGGTGGACCCGCGGGGATTGCTGTCG gCGGGGCGGTGGGGGGTCTGCTGGGCAGCTGGCTAACCAGCGGTCAGTTCAGGCCTCTGCCTCAGATCCTGATGGAGCTGCCGCCCAATCAGAGGGAGCAACTCTATCGGGACATCAACGGCGTCCTGGGCAGCCTGGACTGGATGGATGCAGCCCAGCTCATCGCCCTGGTGACGGGCAACGCcacactgcagcagcaggtcaCTGCCGCCCTGCTCAACTACGTCTCAAAGGAACTCAGAGCGGAGGTGCGGTATGGGGACTGA
- the LOC103462256 gene encoding protein C19orf12 homolog isoform X2, whose amino-acid sequence MAPRMDDVIRLCCEISAHDQIKVAVKSSVKGAAVAGGTAFVGGLLGGPAGIAVGGAVGGLLGSWLTSGQFRPLPQILMELPPNQREQLYRDINGVLGSLDWMDAAQLIALVTGNATLQQQVTAALLNYVSKELRAEVRYGD is encoded by the exons ATGGCACCTCGTATGGATGACGTCATTCGCCTGTGCTGTGAAATTTCGGCTCATGATCAGATCAAAGTGGCGGTGAAAAGCTCCGTCAAAGGAGCGGCGGTGGCGGGGGGGACGGCGTTCGTCGGCGGGCTGCTCGGTGGACCCGCGGGGATTGCTGTCG gCGGGGCGGTGGGGGGTCTGCTGGGCAGCTGGCTAACCAGCGGTCAGTTCAGGCCTCTGCCTCAGATCCTGATGGAGCTGCCGCCCAATCAGAGGGAGCAACTCTATCGGGACATCAACGGCGTCCTGGGCAGCCTGGACTGGATGGATGCAGCCCAGCTCATCGCCCTGGTGACGGGCAACGCcacactgcagcagcaggtcaCTGCCGCCCTGCTCAACTACGTCTCAAAGGAACTCAGAGCGGAGGTGCGGTATGGGGACTGA
- the LOC103462257 gene encoding tumor protein p53-inducible nuclear protein 1 — MIGKILSHLLGNAGEESEAAGGTNEELLEFEEEEWVIVNVPESGPLPSPDADPLENLLIEHPSMSVYQIRCRMEGAQEEEKELASDDGEEETSRPLAVRRHISWHLAAWGNPLPCGLQLLAMQRARSQAQRKKLSHSALHRHNMTKTQLSPKGKGHGNIRRPSPRLYNY, encoded by the exons ATGATTGGGAAGATTCTTTCTCATTTGCTTGGAAACGCTGGAGAGGAGTCTGAAGCAGCAGGTGGCACCAACGAGGAGCTCCTGGAGTTTGAAGAGGAGGAATGGGTCATTGTTAACGTCCCAG AGAGCGGACCCCTTCCATCCCCTGATGCGGACCCTCTGGAGAACCTGCTGATCGAGCATCCCAGCATGTCTGTTTACCAGATAAGATGCAGGATGGAGGGAgcacaggaggaggagaaggagctAGCCTCAGATGATGGTGAAGAGGAAACCTCTAG GCCGCTGGCTGTGAGGCGCCACATCTCCTGGCATCTGGCTGCCTGGGGGAATCCCCTGCCATGTGGCCTCCAGCTGCTGGCCATGCAGAGAGCCAGGAGCCAGGCCCAGAGAAAGAAGCTGAGTCACAGCGCCCTCCACAGGCACAACATGACCAAGACTCAGCTCTCACCAAAGGGGAAAGGACATGGCAACATAAGGCGTCCTTCCCCGCGCCTCTACAACTACTGA